The Corynebacterium felinum DNA segment TTTCCAAAGCAATGTGTTGGCGTTTGTTGCCTTGATTTCAGTCGCTGCATTACAGAACTTCTTAGCACTAGTCTTTCGAGGGTTTGCAACATCTGTTGGCGTTTGCTTAGGTCTGTCCATCTTGAGCTTTGTCGCTATTTCAAACTCTATAGGTGCACTTTTGCGATTCTTTGTGCCTTATGCGCTGATGACTTTCAGTCTTGCGTTTAATTCGCCTGCCTTTGCACTTGATCCTGAGTTGAAAGGTACTTCGGCTTTCATTCAAGTCTTCCTCACAAGCTGTTGCTTGACCGCTGTGAGCCTGGCGTTAAACTACTTTTGGATGAGAAAAAAGCTGTCTGCTGGTTAATCATTGCCACACTTTGGTCAGTTGGAAGCGAGGTGTGGCATAGCTATGCCTTGGTACTTTGTGGTTGCCCCATAGTGGATTTTTCAACCAATTAAGGCTTTGACCTGTCGGTTATTGGTGGGTAATGGGTCTGACCCCAAGTTTTTTCACTCTTTCGGTTATGCTTTTCGGTGAGTACTTTCCTCGGTGGTAGGCAACGGAACTTTTCAACGCATAAAGGTGTCTGAAGTACTTATGGCCAGGAGGGTGGGCTCAACACGTATGCACAACAACGAAAGGTGTGAGTGTCCTTCATGACGAATGACATCCGTTACCAACCGCTTGCAGAACTCGACCCTGAGGTCGCGGGCGCTCTTGCCGGTGAGCTTTCTCGCCAACGTAACACCCTAGAAATGATTGCTTCCGAAAACTTCGTTCCTCGCGCAGTACTGCAGGCTCAAGGTTCGGTTTTCACCAACAAATACGCTGAAGGCTACCCAGGGCGCCGCTACTACGGTGGTTGTGAACACGCCGATGTTGTCGAAGACCTTGCACGTAATCGTGCGAAGGAACTGTTCGGCGCAGAGTTCGCCAACGTGCAGCCACATGCTGGTGCGCAGGCAAATGCTGCTGTGCTGATGGCATTGGCGAAGCCCGGTGAGAAAATCATGGGTCTGTCGCTTGCACACGGCGGGCACCTGACCCACGGTATGCACCTGAACTTCTCTGGCAAACTGTATGAAGTTGCCGCTTATGGTGTTGAGCCCGACACCTTCCGCATCGACATGGACAAAGTCCGTGACATGGCGCTTGAAGAGCGCCCACAGGTTCTGATCGCTGGTTGGTCTGCCTACCCTCGCCACCAGGATTTCGCTGCTTTCCGCGCTATTGCTGATGAAGTGGGCGCGAAACTGTGGGTCGATATGGCTCACTTCGCTGGTTTGGTTGCTGCTGGCTTGCACCCAAGCCCAGTTCCTTTTGCTGATGTTGTGTCCACCACCGTGCACAAGACTTTGGGTGGTCCTCGTTCTGGTCTGATTTTGGCAAAGCAGGAGTACGCGAAGGCGATTAACTCTGCTGTATTCCCAGGCCAGCAGGGTGGTCCACTGATGCATGCGGTTGCGGCAAAGGCTGTGGCTATGAAGATCGCTGGAACCCAAGAGTTCAAGGATCGTCAGGCGCGCACCATCGAGGGGGCGCAGATCATCGCTGAGCGTTTGACTCACGCTGATTGCGCAGCGGTCGGTGTGGATGTACTCACCGGTGGCACGGACGTGCACTTGGTGCTTGTGGATCTGCGTAACTCGCAGCTGGACGGCCAGCAGGCTGAAGATTTGCTGCATGAGGTGGGTATTACTGTCAACCGCAACGCGGTTCCTTTCGATCCACGCCCACCAATGGTCACTTCCGGTCTGCGTATCGGTACTCCTGCGCTGGCTACTCGCGGTTTCGATGCGGCAGCGTTTACTGAGGTTGCCGATATCATCGCTGAGGCGCTGACTGGCGCAACGGCTATTGATGCGCTGCGTGCGCGCGTCGACAAGCTTGCGCAGCAGTACCCACTCTACGACGGTTTGGAAGAGTGGAAGCTGGTCTAGCAGCGACCTGATTTTTGGATTTCACGCCCCTACCTGCTCAGATGCGCAGCTAGGGGCGTTGTCGTGTTGCTAAGGGGTGTGTGGGTGAATAAGGTTTTTGTGTGTGAAAGTCCTTGTAATAGATCACCGTGATTCCTTCACCTACAATTTGGTGGCTTATATTGAGGACGAAACGAACAGCGCGCCGACCGTTGTCGATTTCCGCGAACCGTTGAGCGTGGATTTTGCGAACAGTTTTGATGCGATCGTGTGCTCGCCAGGCCCCGGCAGGGTGGACAACCCGGACGATATTGGTTCGACGCTTGCGATTATTGCTCAGACGACGACTCCGTTGTTGGGCGTGTGCTTGGGGCATCAGGCGATCTGCTATGCCTTCGGCGGGGGGACTGCGCTTGCGCCGCTGCCGGTGCACGGGCAGACAGATCTGATTACGCACGAGGGTTCGGGGCTGTTTTCATCGCTAACCTCGCCGCTTGAAGTGGTGCGTTATCATTCGTTGGTTGCCGATCCGATTCCTCAGCAGCTCCGCGTGACGGCTACGTCGCGGGATAACATTGTGATGGCGTTGGAGCACAAGCTGCGACCGATCTGGGGTGTGCAGTTTCATCCTGAGTCGGTGGGGGGATTTGATGGGCATGTGTTGGTGCGTAATTTTTTGGCGCTGGCACGTGACTATAATCGCCGGCATCGTGGCGGTGCTGGGGCACGCACTGGTGCTGTGCGTGACGACGCCGCCACCAGCACCCAGGCACATCCCGGTCGCGATGTTTCCACACTAAGGAATACGTCCTCGTTGAGTGTGCAGGCGTTGAGTTTGAAGGGGTGTGTGGATGCGCAGCGTATTGCTGCGGATGCGCCTTTTTGGTTGGATGCCAGCGATCATGCGCATGCTGATGGTGGCATGAGTTATGTGGGTGTTGCTGGTGGCCCGTTGAGTTCGACTGTCAGCGGTGATGGTTTCTCGGTGCTGGAAAACTCTCTGGTGCGCGCTGATATTTCGGCTGTGGCTGATCTCGGGTTGGGCTTTAATCTGGGATTGGTGGGATATTTGGGCTATGAGCTCAAGGCGGAGTGTGGTGGTAGTGCAGCGCACCAAGCACCGACACCGAATATTCAGCTGTTTTTTGCTGATCGGATGATCGCTATTGATCATAGGAACATGCGCACTCATGTGCTGTACTTGGTGGATCAGGATTCTCCTGAGCTTATTGAGCAGCAGGTTGCGTGGGCGAGGCAGATGAAAGAAGAGCTTGTAGCGCTCATGGACTCTGATGCGCCAGTTACTGAGCGTGGCGCTGGGGCTTTGTCGGTGGGGCCTGTCAAGGCGCGGTTTAGTAAGGATGAGTATATTGATCTGATTCATGCCTGCCATGAGGCGATTGTTGCGGGCGAATCCTATGAGGTGTGTTTAACAAACCAACTGTCGGCGCAGATTGATACGTGTGATGTGTGTGCAAGCTATGGGGAATTTCGCCGAGCAAATCCAAGCCCGCTAGGGGCCCTAGTGCGGTTTGGGGACTTAGCACTATTGTCGAGTTCGCCAGAGCGGTTTTTAAAGTGTGATCGCTTTGGCGTGGTGGAGTCGCGCCCCATTAAGGGCACTCGTGCCAGGGGTGCAACACCTGAAGAGGATGAACGTTTGCGCCTAGATTTGGCTACGAATGCCAAGGATCGCGCGGAGAATCTGATGATTGTGGATTTGGTGCGCAACGATCTGTCGCGTGTGGCGGTGCCGGGGACGGTTAAGGCTGAGCCGCTGTTTGCGGTGGAGAGTTTTGCCACTGTGCACCAGCTAGTCAGTACCATCCGAGCCCAGCTTGCTGAACAATACAGCCTTGTTGATCTGCTGAAGGCGACTTTTCCTGGGGGATCGATGACTGGTGCGCCGAAGATTCGAACCATGGACATCATTGATGAGCTAGAGAAAGCCCCCCGCGGCATTTATTCCGGTGCTGTGGGGTATTTCGGTGTCGATGGTGCGATGGATTTGTCGATG contains these protein-coding regions:
- the glyA gene encoding serine hydroxymethyltransferase, encoding MTNDIRYQPLAELDPEVAGALAGELSRQRNTLEMIASENFVPRAVLQAQGSVFTNKYAEGYPGRRYYGGCEHADVVEDLARNRAKELFGAEFANVQPHAGAQANAAVLMALAKPGEKIMGLSLAHGGHLTHGMHLNFSGKLYEVAAYGVEPDTFRIDMDKVRDMALEERPQVLIAGWSAYPRHQDFAAFRAIADEVGAKLWVDMAHFAGLVAAGLHPSPVPFADVVSTTVHKTLGGPRSGLILAKQEYAKAINSAVFPGQQGGPLMHAVAAKAVAMKIAGTQEFKDRQARTIEGAQIIAERLTHADCAAVGVDVLTGGTDVHLVLVDLRNSQLDGQQAEDLLHEVGITVNRNAVPFDPRPPMVTSGLRIGTPALATRGFDAAAFTEVADIIAEALTGATAIDALRARVDKLAQQYPLYDGLEEWKLV
- the pabB gene encoding aminodeoxychorismate synthase component I, with amino-acid sequence MKVLVIDHRDSFTYNLVAYIEDETNSAPTVVDFREPLSVDFANSFDAIVCSPGPGRVDNPDDIGSTLAIIAQTTTPLLGVCLGHQAICYAFGGGTALAPLPVHGQTDLITHEGSGLFSSLTSPLEVVRYHSLVADPIPQQLRVTATSRDNIVMALEHKLRPIWGVQFHPESVGGFDGHVLVRNFLALARDYNRRHRGGAGARTGAVRDDAATSTQAHPGRDVSTLRNTSSLSVQALSLKGCVDAQRIAADAPFWLDASDHAHADGGMSYVGVAGGPLSSTVSGDGFSVLENSLVRADISAVADLGLGFNLGLVGYLGYELKAECGGSAAHQAPTPNIQLFFADRMIAIDHRNMRTHVLYLVDQDSPELIEQQVAWARQMKEELVALMDSDAPVTERGAGALSVGPVKARFSKDEYIDLIHACHEAIVAGESYEVCLTNQLSAQIDTCDVCASYGEFRRANPSPLGALVRFGDLALLSSSPERFLKCDRFGVVESRPIKGTRARGATPEEDERLRLDLATNAKDRAENLMIVDLVRNDLSRVAVPGTVKAEPLFAVESFATVHQLVSTIRAQLAEQYSLVDLLKATFPGGSMTGAPKIRTMDIIDELEKAPRGIYSGAVGYFGVDGAMDLSMVIRSIVIHGDRLTYGVGGAIVALSDPEEEYAETLTKATPLLRLIGQEI